One window of Alkaliphilus metalliredigens QYMF genomic DNA carries:
- the lepB gene encoding signal peptidase I, protein MKKEIIEWIKTIALALIIALAITTFVKPTIVKNYSMSPTLEENDFLIINRLLYNRGTPHKGDIVVFQSSLKTIGGKDKLLIKRVIGVPGDEITIANGEVYVNGEMLEETYIAEDYTYGQVDLVVPEGKIFAMGDNRNNSLDSRDDILGLIEIDDIMGKAFIRLFPFNRIGPLSIAKA, encoded by the coding sequence ATGAAAAAAGAGATAATAGAGTGGATCAAGACCATTGCATTGGCATTGATAATTGCATTGGCAATAACCACATTTGTTAAGCCAACCATTGTAAAAAATTACTCCATGAGTCCAACTTTGGAGGAAAATGACTTTTTAATTATCAATAGATTGTTATATAATCGAGGCACTCCTCATAAGGGGGATATTGTTGTTTTTCAATCATCACTTAAGACCATTGGTGGAAAAGATAAATTACTTATTAAACGGGTGATTGGTGTGCCTGGTGATGAAATAACCATCGCCAATGGAGAGGTCTATGTTAATGGAGAAATGCTTGAGGAAACCTATATTGCTGAGGATTATACCTACGGACAAGTAGACTTAGTTGTTCCAGAGGGAAAAATATTTGCAATGGGAGATAACCGAAACAATAGTCTAGATAGTCGAGATGATATACTGGGATTGATAGAGATTGATGACATCATGGGGAAGGCTTTCATACGACTATTTCCCTTTAATAGAATTGGACCCCTATCGATTGCAAAGGCTTAA
- a CDS encoding DUF456 domain-containing protein, with product MENIYLILSTILILLGVAGIFMPALPGPILVLAGVFLYSYGTEFTVITLHWLVIFGILTLFSIIFDYVASFFTTKKFGASQLGVMGMIIGGIIGFFLLSIIGLIIGQVIGTFTGEVLSGKSLKSSLRIGGAAFFGYVLSIVVNVTIIGIMIGLFVFKVMS from the coding sequence ATGGAAAATATTTATTTGATACTAAGTACAATATTAATCCTACTGGGAGTGGCGGGTATTTTTATGCCAGCACTACCGGGTCCCATTCTTGTTTTAGCAGGAGTGTTTCTTTATAGTTATGGCACTGAATTTACAGTGATTACACTTCATTGGCTTGTCATATTTGGAATCCTGACCTTATTCAGTATAATATTTGACTATGTAGCCTCTTTTTTTACCACAAAAAAATTTGGAGCAAGTCAATTAGGTGTGATGGGTATGATTATAGGAGGGATCATTGGTTTTTTTCTGCTCAGTATCATTGGTCTAATCATAGGTCAAGTAATCGGGACATTTACAGGTGAAGTTCTGTCTGGAAAATCATTGAAAAGCTCACTTCGAATTGGTGGCGCCGCTTTTTTTGGATATGTTTTGAGCATTGTTGTTAATGTTACCATCATAGGAATCATGATAGGGTTATTTGTATTTAAAGTGATGTCATAG
- the ytxJ gene encoding bacillithiol system redox-active protein YtxJ, producing the protein MAKKIKEIDTVEDLEKLIKKSHKKPVFIFKHDVAKQESEDVFQQYKDFIEENEEDIMSTVVYVREDMEVSDAVEELLEVNHDTPQIILVIEAEVAWDESGNGITTDQLLEVVSEFVGF; encoded by the coding sequence CAAAAAAAATCAAAGAAATAGATACCGTAGAGGATTTAGAAAAACTAATAAAGAAATCACATAAGAAGCCTGTCTTTATATTCAAGCATGATGTGGCAAAGCAAGAAAGTGAGGATGTTTTTCAACAGTACAAAGACTTTATAGAAGAAAATGAAGAAGATATCATGTCTACAGTTGTATACGTTCGGGAAGATATGGAAGTATCTGATGCAGTTGAGGAGCTCTTGGAGGTAAACCATGACACACCCCAGATCATCTTAGTCATAGAAGCAGAAGTGGCCTGGGATGAAAGTGGTAATGGTATTACAACGGATCAACTGCTTGAAGTTGTCAGCGAATTTGTTGGTTTTTAG
- a CDS encoding nitroreductase family protein, with amino-acid sequence MKKSVKELIIHRKSTRNFSKKPIEESILNELKKQGQQSKALYEAISVTFEISKGKEITKKLGVTTGYFGKLFEAPHYLVAITDTKEGYQENMGYQMEQVLLAAQELQIGTCWIAVIHHRQQINEFFNVPRGRTLLALSPIGSEVEPFGYKLLNRSKQSEPSIRKSLDEFVWIDSWDRPYNESKHGSLDGFEAILKDAKLAPSWGNEQPWRVLIEGEQLHLYTIPFKKDEESFNPHKIDCGIFMYYIEALAKEVGIESNWSRESVTIVSPKNFQYIATLKLNRD; translated from the coding sequence ATGAAAAAATCAGTGAAAGAACTTATTATACATCGTAAATCGACTAGAAATTTTTCTAAAAAACCCATTGAGGAATCGATATTAAATGAACTTAAGAAGCAAGGACAGCAAAGCAAGGCTTTGTATGAGGCCATCAGCGTTACCTTTGAAATTTCAAAAGGAAAGGAGATTACCAAGAAGCTAGGAGTGACAACGGGCTACTTTGGAAAACTATTTGAAGCACCCCATTACTTAGTTGCCATTACTGATACCAAAGAAGGATACCAAGAGAACATGGGTTATCAAATGGAGCAAGTTTTGTTAGCTGCACAAGAGCTTCAAATCGGAACTTGTTGGATAGCTGTTATTCATCACCGTCAGCAAATTAACGAGTTTTTTAATGTACCAAGGGGAAGGACTCTTCTGGCTCTAAGTCCCATAGGAAGTGAAGTGGAGCCATTTGGTTATAAGCTGCTCAATAGGAGTAAGCAGTCAGAGCCATCGATTCGAAAGTCCTTAGATGAGTTTGTGTGGATTGACTCATGGGATCGTCCATATAATGAGTCTAAGCATGGAAGCTTAGACGGCTTTGAAGCCATATTAAAAGATGCTAAGCTGGCACCCTCCTGGGGTAATGAACAGCCTTGGAGAGTATTAATCGAAGGAGAGCAACTACATCTATACACAATTCCCTTTAAAAAAGACGAAGAATCCTTTAATCCCCATAAAATTGACTGTGGTATCTTCATGTATTATATTGAAGCGCTGGCTAAGGAAGTGGGGATTGAAAGCAATTGGTCTAGGGAGTCAGTGACAATCGTCTCTCCTAAAAACTTTCAATATATTGCTACTTTGAAGCTGAATAGGGATTAA
- a CDS encoding nucleoside kinase, translating to MINEKTGSHVALMINGKGPFDYESGITLEELSKEFQEEMDYLIVTATVDNQLKELNYQLYEDSDIQFIDVCHSIGSRVYQRSLSFVFIRVCMELFSGCKVSVEHSLSKGLYCELHYKRPLVEEDVKRIKNRMDDIIAEDVRFEKSRIPIDEAKDIFREYGQMGKVKLLKYREKPYINMYQCGWLKNYFYGYMVPTTGYLKAFELKYYAPGVIIQYPRIAALGQIPVFEEQPKLFKIFRESEKWGKILDVDHVASLNDLIVEREEGEFIRIAEALHEKKIAEIADQITENIDRKRVILIAGPTSSGKTTFSKRLAIQLKVNGLKPIPISLDDYFVNREDTPLGEDGEYDFESLHSIDLELFNEHLELLIKGEEVEIPTFNFHIGKREYKGHKVKIGKDQPIVLEGIHGLNDELTKAIPRENKFKVYISALTQINVDEHNRIPTTDTRMIRRMVRDNQFRSIDVEKTLALWPSVRRGEEKNIFPFQEDADAMFNSAMFYELGVLKKYVEPLLRQVDNNSPYHPEAKRLLKFLSYFVALDKEDDIPKTSILREFIGGSSFK from the coding sequence ATGATTAATGAAAAGACAGGCAGCCATGTTGCCCTGATGATCAATGGTAAAGGACCATTTGACTATGAATCTGGTATAACACTTGAAGAACTCAGTAAAGAATTTCAGGAGGAGATGGATTATTTAATAGTAACAGCAACTGTTGATAATCAATTAAAAGAATTAAATTACCAATTGTACGAGGATAGTGATATCCAATTCATAGATGTATGTCATTCCATTGGGTCGAGAGTGTATCAAAGAAGTTTGTCCTTTGTATTTATCCGAGTTTGTATGGAACTCTTTTCTGGGTGCAAAGTATCTGTGGAACACTCCTTAAGTAAAGGGTTATATTGTGAACTACATTACAAGAGACCCTTGGTAGAAGAAGACGTCAAGAGGATTAAAAATCGAATGGACGACATTATTGCTGAAGATGTTAGATTTGAAAAAAGTCGGATTCCAATAGATGAAGCGAAGGATATATTTAGGGAATATGGGCAAATGGGTAAAGTGAAGCTGTTAAAATACCGTGAAAAGCCCTATATCAATATGTATCAGTGTGGATGGTTAAAAAATTATTTTTATGGATATATGGTTCCTACTACAGGGTATCTGAAAGCGTTTGAGCTGAAATATTACGCTCCAGGAGTTATTATTCAGTATCCAAGAATTGCAGCCTTGGGTCAAATCCCTGTGTTTGAAGAACAACCTAAGCTTTTCAAAATATTCAGAGAGAGTGAAAAATGGGGGAAAATTCTAGATGTAGATCATGTTGCTTCATTAAACGATTTGATCGTAGAGAGGGAAGAAGGAGAATTCATTAGAATTGCAGAAGCATTACATGAAAAAAAGATTGCTGAAATTGCAGATCAAATCACAGAGAACATTGATCGAAAACGAGTGATCTTAATTGCTGGGCCAACTTCTTCTGGAAAGACAACCTTCTCCAAACGATTAGCCATTCAGCTCAAGGTAAATGGACTTAAACCCATACCAATCTCATTAGATGATTACTTTGTAAATCGGGAAGACACCCCTTTGGGGGAAGATGGAGAATATGATTTTGAGTCTCTTCATTCCATTGACTTGGAACTTTTTAATGAGCATCTTGAATTGTTAATAAAAGGAGAGGAAGTCGAAATTCCAACCTTCAATTTTCATATAGGGAAACGAGAGTATAAGGGGCATAAAGTGAAAATTGGTAAGGACCAACCTATTGTACTAGAAGGAATCCACGGTTTGAATGATGAATTAACCAAAGCTATTCCTAGAGAAAATAAGTTTAAGGTTTATATTAGTGCCTTAACCCAAATCAATGTAGATGAACATAATCGTATTCCAACTACTGATACACGAATGATTAGAAGAATGGTTAGGGATAATCAGTTTAGATCCATTGATGTAGAAAAAACACTAGCCCTATGGCCCTCGGTTAGACGTGGAGAAGAAAAAAATATTTTTCCTTTTCAAGAGGATGCTGATGCGATGTTTAACTCCGCGATGTTTTATGAACTGGGTGTATTGAAAAAATATGTAGAGCCTTTGTTACGACAAGTAGACAACAATAGTCCCTATCATCCCGAGGCTAAACGATTGTTGAAATTTTTAAGTTATTTTGTAGCTTTAGATAAAGAAGATGATATTCCTAAAACATCAATCTTACGTGAATTTATTGGGGGAAGCAGTTTTAAATAA
- a CDS encoding RusA family crossover junction endodeoxyribonuclease has translation MLKFTIPGRPVSKSNFKLTHKNGQVWMPKSGKHSRYVAYENMIAGYINQQYAGPQLTQQLITILRLYFPDRRMGDLHNYPKSICDGIEKSGIISNDKQLRPVLLFDFIDSENPRVEIELYDFEKFQVHYQIKPINEESPFI, from the coding sequence ATGCTGAAATTCACAATACCAGGACGACCAGTTAGTAAGTCCAACTTTAAACTGACCCATAAAAACGGACAAGTGTGGATGCCTAAATCTGGTAAACACAGTCGTTATGTGGCTTATGAAAATATGATTGCTGGTTATATTAACCAACAGTATGCAGGACCTCAATTGACGCAACAATTAATTACAATTTTGAGATTATACTTTCCAGACAGACGGATGGGAGATTTGCACAACTACCCTAAAAGTATTTGTGATGGGATTGAAAAAAGTGGCATCATTTCAAATGATAAGCAACTTAGACCTGTCCTGCTTTTTGATTTTATTGATTCTGAGAATCCACGAGTTGAGATCGAGCTCTACGATTTTGAAAAATTCCAAGTACATTACCAAATAAAACCAATAAATGAAGAATCACCTTTTATATAG
- the lepB gene encoding signal peptidase I encodes MSKIKSKPLEWLQALIVAIFIAMLIEHFLFSFAVVQGQSMYPTLNSHDRLLVVKLNLTERTPRPGDLIVFSPPSSQRQNELFVKRVVAIESDYFTFEEGELYINEERVQETYINGESYIQRNYRLNDGQVPTDNVLVLGDNRNDSNDSRSFGYVDVNQIKGKVLLRVWPLNELKAFVNP; translated from the coding sequence ATGTCAAAAATAAAATCTAAACCGTTGGAATGGCTGCAAGCCTTAATTGTAGCTATTTTTATAGCCATGTTGATTGAGCATTTTCTATTTAGCTTTGCTGTTGTGCAGGGACAATCCATGTACCCAACTTTAAATTCCCATGATCGATTATTGGTGGTAAAGCTCAATTTAACAGAGCGAACCCCAAGACCAGGAGATTTAATTGTGTTTTCTCCCCCCAGTAGTCAGAGACAAAATGAATTGTTTGTTAAACGTGTCGTTGCCATAGAATCCGATTATTTTACCTTCGAAGAAGGGGAACTATATATTAATGAGGAAAGGGTACAAGAAACCTATATTAATGGGGAGTCTTATATCCAGAGAAATTATCGGCTGAATGATGGGCAGGTTCCCACAGATAATGTTTTGGTGCTAGGAGATAATCGCAATGACAGTAACGATAGCAGAAGCTTTGGATATGTAGATGTGAATCAAATTAAAGGAAAAGTACTTTTGCGCGTCTGGCCATTGAATGAATTGAAAGCCTTTGTCAATCCATAG
- the queG gene encoding tRNA epoxyqueuosine(34) reductase QueG: MNLKKEIIDFAKTIGIDLIGFTTAAPFEELRPILEERKAKGYLSGFEEQDMEKRIDPKKTMANAQSILVIGQPYYIDDLETTLGDSQFYGELARTAWGTDYHQIVKEKLEEIMSFIKEKEENVEYRTFVDTGPLVDRQVAYRAGLGWYGWNNTLISSKYGSWFFIGYLLINLEFPPDRPMDDQVCLACQLCIKHCPNQALQGPYSFNSQRCVSNLLQQKEEMKDADKKKIGKKIYGCDICQSVCPHNERVRKTKELRFQPQNPKHEIDLIHFLGISKKEFKDIYGQNASGWRGKKILQRNAIIAMGNHHNKEAIPHLLPLLKDPRLDIRSVTIWALNELDPEYTCQLLQEMMERENSEELQSMMNKYCNP; this comes from the coding sequence TTGAATCTAAAGAAGGAAATAATTGATTTTGCAAAAACAATTGGCATAGATTTAATTGGATTTACGACAGCAGCGCCTTTTGAAGAATTGAGACCTATTTTAGAAGAAAGAAAGGCAAAGGGATATTTATCTGGGTTTGAAGAACAAGACATGGAAAAAAGAATTGACCCTAAAAAGACAATGGCAAACGCCCAATCTATCCTTGTGATTGGACAGCCTTATTATATAGATGACCTTGAGACAACTCTAGGGGACTCACAATTTTATGGAGAACTTGCCCGAACGGCCTGGGGAACAGACTATCATCAGATTGTCAAAGAGAAGCTAGAAGAGATTATGTCATTTATTAAGGAGAAAGAGGAGAATGTGGAATATCGTACCTTTGTAGATACAGGACCCTTAGTAGATCGCCAAGTGGCCTACCGTGCAGGCCTGGGGTGGTATGGTTGGAATAATACCTTGATCAGCTCTAAATATGGATCATGGTTTTTCATTGGATATTTATTAATCAATCTTGAATTTCCCCCTGATCGACCCATGGATGATCAGGTTTGCTTAGCCTGTCAGTTGTGCATAAAACATTGCCCAAATCAGGCATTACAAGGGCCATACTCCTTCAATTCCCAAAGATGCGTAAGTAATTTGCTCCAGCAAAAGGAGGAAATGAAGGATGCAGATAAAAAGAAAATTGGAAAAAAAATATATGGATGTGATATTTGTCAAAGTGTTTGTCCTCATAATGAAAGAGTCAGAAAAACAAAAGAATTGCGCTTTCAACCTCAGAATCCTAAACATGAAATTGACTTAATCCATTTCTTAGGGATTTCAAAAAAAGAGTTCAAAGACATCTATGGTCAAAATGCATCGGGATGGCGTGGGAAAAAGATACTGCAACGAAATGCCATTATTGCCATGGGGAACCATCACAATAAAGAAGCAATACCACATTTATTGCCTTTACTGAAGGACCCAAGGCTGGATATCAGGAGCGTCACGATTTGGGCACTTAATGAACTGGATCCTGAATATACCTGTCAATTACTTCAAGAGATGATGGAGAGGGAAAACAGTGAGGAGCTGCAAAGTATGATGAATAAGTATTGCAACCCCTAA
- a CDS encoding transcriptional regulator has protein sequence MKDIMVLRDLDQIKAISHPYRVEVLESFERDEPRSAKQVAEKLGEPHAKVNYHIKSLLKVEILELVDERIKAGIVEKYYLPAAKVFVIDKNFMKNIDEDVLQSINQVAISLFEKTSAEFYRASEQLVEETKFINQFSEYYLSREEMKDLTKKVEATITEYLVDKKDQKRQGTRPYSITVLGIPKVTALKKRG, from the coding sequence ATGAAGGACATAATGGTATTAAGAGATTTAGATCAAATTAAGGCGATCTCTCACCCCTACCGAGTAGAGGTGTTAGAATCCTTTGAACGAGATGAGCCTCGTTCTGCTAAGCAAGTGGCAGAAAAGCTAGGGGAGCCACATGCAAAGGTCAACTATCATATTAAAAGTCTATTAAAGGTTGAGATATTGGAATTAGTTGATGAAAGAATTAAAGCAGGTATTGTGGAGAAGTATTATTTACCTGCGGCAAAGGTGTTTGTGATAGATAAGAATTTTATGAAAAACATCGATGAGGATGTACTTCAATCAATTAATCAAGTGGCCATTTCATTATTTGAAAAAACCAGTGCAGAGTTTTATCGTGCATCAGAGCAACTAGTAGAAGAAACTAAATTTATTAACCAATTTAGTGAATACTATTTAAGTAGAGAAGAAATGAAGGACCTGACAAAAAAAGTAGAGGCCACAATTACTGAATACTTAGTGGACAAAAAGGATCAAAAGCGACAAGGCACAAGGCCTTATAGTATTACTGTCTTAGGGATTCCAAAGGTAACAGCCCTAAAAAAGCGAGGTTAG
- the proB gene encoding glutamate 5-kinase, whose protein sequence is MIEELINKSKKIVIKIGSNTLSNDNGTINKNFLKELSEQIIYLRDKGKQFVIVSSGARIAGVSTLGKWMRKEDMNYKQALCAIGQVELMDAYRRCFEPYNVFIAQMLLTRDDFSDAHRRLNIRNTLFTLVDEGVIPIINENDTVSVEEIRIGDNDTLAALTTNIWNADLLILFSDIDGIYDKNPKEHEDAILVENVMNIDELLEKIEVGDVNEFGTGGIATKIEAAKAVNDYGIPMILANGKKENILLKLLEGTEKATIFQAGK, encoded by the coding sequence ATGATAGAAGAACTAATCAATAAGAGTAAAAAAATTGTAATTAAGATAGGAAGTAATACCCTGTCTAATGACAATGGAACAATTAACAAGAATTTTTTAAAGGAACTAAGTGAACAAATCATTTACCTGAGGGACAAGGGAAAGCAATTTGTGATTGTATCATCAGGCGCAAGAATTGCTGGGGTTTCGACTCTAGGCAAGTGGATGAGAAAAGAAGATATGAACTATAAACAGGCACTTTGTGCCATAGGACAAGTAGAGCTGATGGATGCTTATCGAAGATGCTTTGAGCCATACAATGTTTTTATTGCACAAATGCTGTTAACAAGAGATGATTTTTCTGATGCTCATAGAAGACTCAATATAAGAAACACATTATTTACACTAGTAGATGAGGGCGTAATCCCGATCATCAATGAAAATGATACTGTCAGTGTAGAGGAGATTAGAATAGGAGATAATGACACCCTTGCAGCATTAACAACAAATATTTGGAATGCGGATTTATTGATACTCTTTAGTGATATTGATGGGATCTATGATAAAAATCCTAAGGAGCATGAAGATGCCATATTAGTAGAAAATGTGATGAATATAGACGAATTGCTTGAAAAAATTGAAGTTGGGGACGTAAATGAATTTGGTACAGGGGGAATTGCCACGAAAATTGAAGCGGCAAAAGCAGTTAATGATTATGGAATTCCAATGATACTTGCAAATGGAAAAAAGGAAAACATCTTATTAAAACTACTAGAAGGCACAGAAAAGGCCACGATTTTTCAAGCAGGGAAATGA
- a CDS encoding CBS domain-containing protein — protein MKVKEVMTSQVSFAQQNSTVNEVAQIMKSLDIGSVPVCNQQNQPVGIVTDRDIVIRGLTAGLQATDTIERVMTQNLVSVSPETDIHEAARVMGENQIRRLPVVENGQIVGMLAIGDLAVKNIYVDEAGDALSEISTPSNLKNMK, from the coding sequence ATGAAAGTAAAAGAAGTCATGACATCTCAAGTTTCATTTGCCCAGCAAAATAGCACAGTAAATGAAGTGGCACAAATCATGAAAAGTTTAGATATAGGTTCAGTTCCAGTTTGTAATCAACAAAATCAACCTGTAGGGATTGTCACTGATCGCGACATCGTTATTCGTGGATTAACAGCAGGACTTCAAGCGACGGATACAATAGAGAGGGTCATGACACAAAATCTAGTGTCTGTCTCTCCTGAAACTGATATACATGAAGCCGCTAGAGTCATGGGGGAGAATCAAATTCGCCGTTTGCCAGTTGTTGAAAATGGGCAAATCGTAGGGATGTTAGCCATTGGAGATTTAGCAGTTAAAAATATTTATGTCGATGAGGCTGGAGACGCTCTAAGTGAAATTTCTACTCCAAGTAACCTAAAAAACATGAAGTAA
- the glsA gene encoding glutaminase A, producing MNEQLQKILDTNRHHIQGGQLPTYIPELSKANKEALGIYVADLDGNEYGVGDYEYPFTIQSISKVVTLLLALSDRGEKYVFDKVGMEPTGDPFNSMMKLEVVRPSKPFNPMINAGAIAVTSMIKGDSQKERLERILGFFRQLTENPNLQVNQSVYRSEKITGDRNRSMAYFMKDVGIMQNDIESDLDLYFNQCSIEVTCKDIAKIGRFLANGGVLFETGQQLIDEKYIKMAEAFMVTCGMYNASGEFAIKVGIPAKSGVGGGIMASVPKKMGIGVVGPSLDEKGNSIAGVRVLQKMAEDYGLSIF from the coding sequence ATGAATGAACAATTACAAAAGATTCTAGATACAAACCGACACCATATCCAAGGAGGGCAGTTACCCACATATATTCCCGAACTGAGTAAGGCTAACAAAGAGGCCCTGGGAATTTACGTAGCAGATCTTGATGGAAATGAGTACGGAGTTGGAGACTACGAATACCCTTTTACGATTCAAAGTATTTCCAAGGTAGTGACATTGCTACTGGCTTTATCAGATAGAGGTGAAAAATATGTCTTTGATAAGGTGGGAATGGAGCCCACAGGAGATCCATTTAACTCTATGATGAAGCTGGAAGTAGTAAGACCTTCGAAGCCTTTTAATCCAATGATTAATGCCGGTGCCATTGCAGTCACATCTATGATCAAAGGAGACTCTCAAAAGGAAAGGCTAGAGAGAATACTAGGTTTTTTTAGACAGTTAACAGAGAATCCAAACCTTCAGGTTAACCAATCGGTCTATCGATCAGAAAAGATAACAGGTGACCGTAATCGATCCATGGCTTACTTTATGAAGGACGTTGGCATTATGCAAAATGATATTGAATCAGACCTAGATCTATATTTTAATCAATGCTCTATTGAAGTAACATGTAAGGACATTGCTAAAATCGGACGCTTTTTAGCTAATGGGGGTGTTTTATTCGAAACAGGTCAACAACTGATTGATGAAAAATATATCAAGATGGCCGAGGCGTTTATGGTAACCTGTGGCATGTACAATGCATCAGGCGAGTTTGCCATTAAGGTAGGTATTCCTGCCAAAAGTGGGGTAGGTGGAGGCATTATGGCTTCAGTGCCTAAAAAGATGGGTATTGGTGTAGTGGGTCCATCATTAGACGAAAAAGGAAACAGTATTGCGGGGGTAAGGGTTTTACAAAAAATGGCTGAGGACTATGGACTATCTATTTTCTAA
- a CDS encoding glutamate-5-semialdehyde dehydrogenase: MMTNLMEQCKVLQNASKQLSSMNTKDKNEALRQVAISLQKNESFIIQENQKDVENAEAKGMKESLVDRLRLTKDRVEGMIKGIQTIIELKDPVWKSNEVWTLENGLTVSKMTVPIGVIGIIYESRPNVTVDAFCLTLKSGNGVLLRGSSTSIFSNRALVHAIKEGLKNSDVSEAVISLIDDPDRGLVKEMLTLNEYIDLIIPRGGKELIDFVVKNATVPTIETGVGNCHIFVDESANIDEAVDIIENAKVQRPGVCNACETVLIHEKIAKDLLPKVSGRIGKQVEIRGCQHTQSLIGGKLAIEDDWAEEFLDYIVAVKVVPNVDEAIEHINHFGTKHSEAILTENLSHANQFLRQVDAAAVYVNASTRFTDGSEFGFGGEMGISTQKIHARGPMGLNELVTVKYTIVGNGQIRK; this comes from the coding sequence ATGATGACCAATTTAATGGAACAATGTAAAGTGCTACAAAATGCATCAAAGCAACTATCTTCAATGAATACAAAGGATAAGAATGAAGCATTAAGACAAGTGGCTATCAGTTTACAAAAAAATGAATCATTTATCATTCAAGAAAATCAAAAAGATGTTGAAAATGCAGAAGCAAAAGGGATGAAAGAGAGCTTAGTAGACAGATTGAGGCTGACAAAGGATAGAGTAGAAGGAATGATTAAAGGAATCCAAACGATCATTGAGTTAAAGGACCCAGTATGGAAAAGTAATGAAGTGTGGACATTAGAAAATGGGTTAACAGTGAGCAAAATGACGGTTCCAATAGGTGTTATCGGGATCATCTATGAATCAAGACCTAATGTGACTGTTGATGCATTTTGTTTAACATTAAAAAGTGGAAATGGAGTCCTGTTAAGAGGAAGCTCCACATCAATCTTCTCTAATCGGGCTTTAGTGCATGCAATTAAAGAAGGATTGAAAAACAGTGATGTTTCAGAGGCTGTCATTAGTTTAATTGATGATCCAGATAGAGGGCTTGTAAAAGAAATGCTGACATTAAATGAATATATCGATCTAATCATACCTCGAGGTGGAAAAGAACTGATTGATTTTGTTGTGAAAAATGCAACTGTACCCACAATAGAAACGGGAGTAGGTAATTGTCATATATTTGTTGATGAAAGTGCAAATATTGATGAAGCAGTTGATATTATTGAAAATGCAAAGGTACAACGACCAGGAGTATGCAATGCTTGTGAAACAGTCTTGATCCATGAAAAAATAGCTAAAGATTTGCTTCCAAAGGTAAGTGGGCGGATCGGAAAGCAAGTGGAAATAAGAGGCTGTCAGCATACACAAAGCCTAATCGGGGGAAAACTAGCAATAGAGGATGATTGGGCAGAGGAATTCTTGGATTATATTGTAGCGGTTAAAGTGGTGCCAAATGTTGATGAAGCCATTGAGCATATCAATCATTTTGGAACAAAGCACTCAGAAGCCATTTTAACGGAGAATTTAAGTCATGCAAATCAGTTTCTGCGGCAAGTAGATGCAGCAGCAGTGTATGTGAATGCCTCCACTCGTTTTACAGATGGTAGTGAGTTTGGTTTTGGAGGAGAAATGGGAATTAGTACACAAAAAATACATGCTAGAGGACCTATGGGATTAAATGAATTAGTGACTGTCAAATATACCATTGTTGGAAATGGACAAATTAGAAAGTAG